CACGTGCCGTACCGCGGCGGCGGCCCTGCCTTCGCGGACCTGCTGGCGGGGAACATCGACATGATGTTCGACGTGATCCCGGCGGCGATGCCGAACGTGCGCGAGGGCAAGTTCCGCCCGCTGGCGGTGGGGAGCGCGGAGCGCATCACCTACGTGCCGGAGCTGCGGGACGTGCCCTCCATGAAGGAGCTGCTGCCCGGCTCCAACATCGACATGCAGAGCTGGTACGGCGTCAACCTGCCGGCCGGCACGCCGCGGCCGGTCGTGGACCGGCTGCACCAGGCGCTGCTGCAGGTGGTGAAGTCCGACGAGTTCAAGGGCCGCATGGAGCCGCAGGGCTTCACCCCGGCCTGGGACGAGACGCCGGAGGGCTATGGCCAGTACCTGCAGCAGCAGGACGCGCTGTGGAAGCGGCTGGTGGAGGAGTCCGGCGCTTCCCTGGACTGAGTTCCGGGGGACGGGATTTCGGCGGGGCGGTCCTTCGGGGCCGCCCCGCTTCGTTTCAGGCCCTGCTTCGTTTCAAGCGTGCAGGCTTCAGGGGCCGAGGAGCTGGCCGCCATCCACAACGAGGCTCTGGCCGGTGATCCAGCTCGCGCGCGGGGAGGCGAGGAAGAGGACGGCTTCCGCCACCTCCTCCGGGCGGCCCATGCGGCCGAAGGGGATTCCCGCCAGGGTGCCCTGGTAGAGGGCGGGGTCCTCCGTCCGGCGCCGCTCCCAGTTGCCGCCGGGGAACTCGATGGAGCCGGGGGAGACGGCGTTGGCGCGGATGCCCTTGGCCGCGAGGATCCGGGCCTGGCTGGAGGTGTACTGGATCACCGCGGCCTTGGCCGCCGCGTAGGGCGGGTTCCGCTTCGTCGCGTGCAGGGCCGAGATGGACGCGATGTTCACGATGGCGCCGCCCGCCGAGCGTTCGAGCCAGGGCAGGGCGGCGTGGCTGGCGCGGACCACGGCCATGATGTCCACGGAGAGGGAGGCGGCCCAGCTCTCCTCGTCATCGGCGCGGCCGAAGCCGGAGGCGTTGTTGACGAGGATGTCGATGCCGCCCAGGGCCCCGGCGGCGGCCGGGACGAAGGCGGCGATGGCGGCGGGGTCGGAGAGGTCGCAGGGAGCGGCGAAGCTTTGCGCGCCGGCGGCCTCGATCTCTGCGCGGGTGGCCTCCAGCGTTTCGGCGCCGCGGGCGCAGATCGCCACGGCGGCGCCGGCCCGGGCGAAGGCGAGGGCGATGGAGCGGCCGATGCCGCGGCTGCCGCCCATGACGAGGGCGCGGCGGCCCTCGAGGTCTCGGGTGGAGTTCATAGGTGTCCGATTCCGTTGGGGCGGGGATGATGGGGCCGGGGACCGGGTTGCGATACCGGCCGTGACGGGGCGTTTCGCGGGGTGACGGAAGGGGCCGCCGGGGCTTCACGAAGCCGATGGGCGGCCGGTTAGGGGCTGGCCCCCGGGCGCGGGGCGGTGGAAACCCTGCCCGGTTATGGCCATTGGGACTTGATGGTGTCAGGGGATTGCGACCTTCTGGTCGTGGGTGCGGGCGCGGCCGGGATCGCGGCGGCGCGCGAGGCGATGGGGCTGGGGCTGACGGTCCGGGTGCTGGAGGCGCGCGGGCGCGTGGGCGGGCGGGCCCTGACCGACGCCGCCGTGCCGATGGACCTCGGGGCCACCTGGCTGCATGCGGCGCAGTCCAACCCCCTGGTGCCGCTGGCGGAGGCGCGGGGGCTGGAGCTGTTCGACCATGATTCCGTGCGGTCCTCCCGCGTGTGGATGGGGGATCGTTGGGCCTCGGAGGCCGACATGGAGGGCTACGACCGGGCCGAGCGGGCGTGGCACGCGGCGGTGACGCTCGCCGGGGCGGGCGGCGGGGTTCGCAGCCTGGCCGATGCGGCGCCGCGGGGCGGGTTCTGGGACGCGACGCTGACGCACTGGGAGGGGCCAGTAATCGCGGCCGCCGAGGCCGGGGAAATCGACCTGGACGACTACCTGGCGACGCTGCTGAACGGGACGAACCTGCTGCCGCGCGAGGGGTGCGGGCACCTTCTGGCCGTGCTGGCGGAGGGGCTGCCGATCACGCTCTCGGCGCCGGTGGAGCGGATCGCCTGGGGCGGGAAGCGGGTGCGGGCGGAGGGGGCTTTCGGCGTGCTGGAGGCGGGGGCGGCGGTGGTGACGGCCTCCACCGGGGTGCTGGCCTCCGGGGCGATCCGCTTCGATCCGGCGCTGCCGGAGCGGACGATCGGGGCGGTGCACGATCTGCCAATGGGGCTGCTGAGCAAGGTGGGGCTGCGCGCCTCGGGAGATGACCGGCTGGACCTGCCCTCCTTCGGGGGGATCGAGCGGCGGCTGGACCCGGGGGAGCGGGCGATGACCTTCGTCGCCTGGTCTTTCGGGCGGGACCATCTGGAGGGGTTCGCGGGCGGGGCGCTGGCCTGGGACCTGGCGCGGGAGGGGGAGGGGGCGATCGTGGACCTCGCCTTCCAGGAGCTGCGCGGGATGTACGGGGAGCGGGCGGAGCGCGCCCTGCGGCGCGAGGGGGGGGTGGAGTCCTCCTGGGGGACGGACCCCTGGTCGATGGGCGCCTACGCGTCGCTGCGGCCGGGGCGGGGCGGGGCGCGGGCGGCGCTCTCGGCTCCGATCGGGGAGGGGCGGCTGATGCTGGCGGGGGAGGCCTGCCACGAGAGCCTGGCGGGGACGCTGGCGGGGGCCTGGGGGAGCGGCGCGCGGGCGGCGCGCGAGGCGGTTGCGGCCGTGAGGCGGCTGACGTGACGGACAGGAGTGTGACGGGCGGGGGCGTGGCGGACGGGGAGCGGAACCCGCCGGACCCTGCCATTCCCGTGGGGGAGGGTGCGGGGAACCGGCGCGAGGGGCGGGCCGAGGGGGCGCGGGAGCGGGCGCCGGCGGCCGGTAGCCCGGCGCTGCCCCCGGCGGAGGATATGGGGCCGGGGCGGGCCCCGGACCGGGCGCCGGAGCCGGGCGGGGCGGTTGCCGGGCCCGAGGTGGGCGCCGGATCCGATGCCGGACCGGAGGAGGGGCCGCCGCCGGAGGTGGCGCGGGACGGCGACGCCCTGCGCTTCACCGGGCGGCTGACGAGCCTCTCGGCCGGGCGGATCTGGCATCGGGCGGAGGAGGCGGCGAAGGGCGCGGGGCGGATTGACCTCTCCGGGCTGGAGGCGCTGGACACGAGCGGAGCGGCGCTGGTGCTCTCGGCGCAGCGCATCGCGGGCAAGTCCGCGGACGGGGACGTGCCGGTCGAGGGCGCCTCGGAGCCGGTGGCGGCGGTGCTGGAGCGGGCGCGCGGGGCCTCGGGCAAGCCGCCGGCGCCCGCGCCGGAGAAGCCGCGGCTGGGGCCGATCCGGCGGCTGGGCGCCTGGGGCGTGGGGCGGGTGAAGGGGGCAGGGGATTCCGCGGAGTTCCTCGGCGAATCCGCCGCCACGGTGGTGAACGCGGCGCGGCGGCCGCGCGACCTGCGGGCGGCCGACGTGCTGCGGCACCTGGACGAGGTGGGGACGCGCGCCTTCGGGCTGATCCTGCTGCTGGGCGTGCTGATCGGCGTGATCCTGGCCTTCCAGTCCGCCGTGCCGATGCGGCAGTACGGGGCGGACATCTTCGTGCCGCGGCTGGTGGGCATCTCCCTGCTGCGGGAGCTGGGGCCGCTGCTGGCCGCGGTGGTGCTGGCCGGGCGCACGGGATCGGCCTTCGCGGCCGAGCTCGGCACGATGACGGTGAACGAGGAGATCAGCGCGCTGCGGATCATGGGGATCGACCCCATGGTGCTGCTGGTGCTGCCGCGCCTGGTGGCGGCGACGATCGCCATGCCCGTGCTGGCGCTGCTGATGGACCTTTCCGGGCTGGTGGGCATGGCGGTGGTCATGGTCGGGCGGGGCTTCGCGCCCGCGATCGTGATCGACCAGCTCCATGCCGGGGTGCAGCTGTGGGACCTGCTGCAGGGACTTGGGAAGGCGGCGGTGTTCGGGCTGGTGATCGCGGGCATCGGCTGCCGGGCCGGGCTGCAGGCCGGCAGCGGGCCGCGCGCGGTGGGCGATGCGGCGACCTCGGCCGTGGTGGGCGGGATCGTGGCGCTGGTGGTGCTGGACGGGATCTTCGCGGTGCTGTTCTTCCGGCTGGGGTGGTAGGGATGGCGCCCCAGGGCGGTGCGGCCGTGATCCGGGCCGAGACGGTGAGCATGGGCTTCGGGCAGCGCGTGCTGTTCCGGGACGTGAGCTTCGAGGTGCGGCGGGGGGAGGTCTTCGTCATCCTCGGCGGCTCGGGCTGCGGCAAGTCCACGCTGCTGAAGCTGATGATCGGGCTGTACCGGCCGACGGGGGGGCGGGTGACGATCCTCGGCGGCGACCTGGCGGAGGCTGAGGGGGAGGCGCGGCGCAACCTGCTGACGCGGCTGGGCGTCATGTGGCAGTCAGGCGCGCTCTTCGGCTCGATGACCTTGCTGGAGAACGTGATGCTGCCGCTGGAGGCCCATACCGACCTGCCGCGCGAGGCGCGGGAGGCGGTGGCGCGGGTGAAGCTGGGGCTGGTGGGGCTGTCCGACGCGGCGTCTCGCCTGCCGGCGGAGATCTCGGGCGGCATGGCCAAGCGCGCGGGCATCGCGCGGGCCATGGCGCTGGACCCGCCGATCCTGTTCCTGGACGAGCCGAGCGCGGGGCTGGACCCCGTGACCTCCGCGGGGCTGGACGAGCTGATCCAGGACCTGGCGCGGGACCTGGGCACGACATTCGTTGTGGTGACGCACGAGCTGCAGTCGATCCTGGCGATCGGGGATCGCTGCATCATGCTGGACAAGGAGGCGCAGGGGATGATCGCAGAAGGCGACCCGCGGCGCTTGCGGGATGAGCCGCCGAACGACACGGTGCGGAAGTTCTTCCGGCGGGAGACGCAGTAGAATGGCGGTCTCCTCACGCGGGCTCTACCTGCGCGTCGGCATCCTCATCCTCGTAGGGCTGGGGGTGGGGGTGGGGTTCGTGCTGTTCTTCACGGCCGGCAAGCTCGGGCGGAACACGCAGACCTTCGAGACCTATATCCGCGAGAGCGTGCAGGGGCTGAGCGTCGGCACGGCCGTGCGGTTCCGGGGCGTGCAGCTCGGCGAGGTGCGGGAGATCAACCTGGTGGCCGCCGAGTACGCGCCGCCGCCGGGCGCCTTCTCCTCCGCCTACCAGCGGGTGATCGTGCGCTTCGCGCTGGACCTCTCCCGGCTGCGGGAGCAGGCGGACGTGGAGAGGGCGGTGGAGTTCGGGCTGCGGGCGCGGCTGGCATCCACCGGCATCACCGGCGTGGGCTACCTGGAACTCGACTTCGTGGATGCCGAGCGGTTCCCGGTCGAGGAGCCGCCGTGGCAGCCATCCTATCCCGTGATCCCTGCCATCGCCTCCACCATCTCGCAGGTGACGACGGTGGCGGAGCAGCTGGCGCAGCGGATCAGCAACCTGCCGATCGAGGCGATCCTGGCGGACATGGCGGGGCTGCTGACGGACCTGCGGCGGCAGGTGAATGACGGCGAGGTGGCGCAGGCCAGCCGCGCGGCGCGGGAGACGCTGCAGACGCTGCAGCGGACGGTGTCCGAGCTGAACCTGCCCGCTCTCTCCACCGAGCTTCGCGGGACGGTGGCGGATGCGCGGGCGCTGATCAACGGGCGCGAGGTCCGGGGGACCGTGCAGAACGCGAACCGGGCGCTGGAGCAGATCCAGCAGGGGATGCAGCGGCTGCCGGCGGCGGTGGCGCAGGTGGAGACGGCCGCGCGCGCGATCAACAACCTGGTGGGCGACGTGAACGTGGACCTGACGCCGACGCTGCGCGACCTGCGCGCGACATCGGGCAACCTGCGGGACACGACGGAGATGCTGCGGCGATCGCCGGGGGCGGCCGTTCTGGCGCCGCCCCCGCCGCCGCCGGCCTGGACGAGGGAGAGGCGGTGATGCGGCGAAGGATGGTGCTCGGGGCGCTTCCCCTTCTGGGGGCGTGCTCCGTGCTGAACCAGGACTATGTGGAGCCGCGGCGCTACCCGCTGGCGCCGCGGCGTCCCGGTGCCTCGGTGATGGGGGCCTCCCTCTCGGGGGGCAGGGGGCGGAACCGGAAGACGCTGCTGATGCGGCTGACGCGCGCGGCGGCGGGGCTGGACGGGCGGCTG
This genomic window from Pararoseomonas sp. SCSIO 73927 contains:
- a CDS encoding SDR family NAD(P)-dependent oxidoreductase, with the translated sequence MNSTRDLEGRRALVMGGSRGIGRSIALAFARAGAAVAICARGAETLEATRAEIEAAGAQSFAAPCDLSDPAAIAAFVPAAAGALGGIDILVNNASGFGRADDEESWAASLSVDIMAVVRASHAALPWLERSAGGAIVNIASISALHATKRNPPYAAAKAAVIQYTSSQARILAAKGIRANAVSPGSIEFPGGNWERRRTEDPALYQGTLAGIPFGRMGRPEEVAEAVLFLASPRASWITGQSLVVDGGQLLGP
- a CDS encoding NAD(P)/FAD-dependent oxidoreductase, translating into MGAGAAGIAAAREAMGLGLTVRVLEARGRVGGRALTDAAVPMDLGATWLHAAQSNPLVPLAEARGLELFDHDSVRSSRVWMGDRWASEADMEGYDRAERAWHAAVTLAGAGGGVRSLADAAPRGGFWDATLTHWEGPVIAAAEAGEIDLDDYLATLLNGTNLLPREGCGHLLAVLAEGLPITLSAPVERIAWGGKRVRAEGAFGVLEAGAAVVTASTGVLASGAIRFDPALPERTIGAVHDLPMGLLSKVGLRASGDDRLDLPSFGGIERRLDPGERAMTFVAWSFGRDHLEGFAGGALAWDLAREGEGAIVDLAFQELRGMYGERAERALRREGGVESSWGTDPWSMGAYASLRPGRGGARAALSAPIGEGRLMLAGEACHESLAGTLAGAWGSGARAAREAVAAVRRLT
- a CDS encoding MlaE family lipid ABC transporter permease subunit; translated protein: MTDRSVTGGGVADGERNPPDPAIPVGEGAGNRREGRAEGARERAPAAGSPALPPAEDMGPGRAPDRAPEPGGAVAGPEVGAGSDAGPEEGPPPEVARDGDALRFTGRLTSLSAGRIWHRAEEAAKGAGRIDLSGLEALDTSGAALVLSAQRIAGKSADGDVPVEGASEPVAAVLERARGASGKPPAPAPEKPRLGPIRRLGAWGVGRVKGAGDSAEFLGESAATVVNAARRPRDLRAADVLRHLDEVGTRAFGLILLLGVLIGVILAFQSAVPMRQYGADIFVPRLVGISLLRELGPLLAAVVLAGRTGSAFAAELGTMTVNEEISALRIMGIDPMVLLVLPRLVAATIAMPVLALLMDLSGLVGMAVVMVGRGFAPAIVIDQLHAGVQLWDLLQGLGKAAVFGLVIAGIGCRAGLQAGSGPRAVGDAATSAVVGGIVALVVLDGIFAVLFFRLGW
- a CDS encoding ATP-binding cassette domain-containing protein, giving the protein MAPQGGAAVIRAETVSMGFGQRVLFRDVSFEVRRGEVFVILGGSGCGKSTLLKLMIGLYRPTGGRVTILGGDLAEAEGEARRNLLTRLGVMWQSGALFGSMTLLENVMLPLEAHTDLPREAREAVARVKLGLVGLSDAASRLPAEISGGMAKRAGIARAMALDPPILFLDEPSAGLDPVTSAGLDELIQDLARDLGTTFVVVTHELQSILAIGDRCIMLDKEAQGMIAEGDPRRLRDEPPNDTVRKFFRRETQ
- a CDS encoding MlaD family protein — encoded protein: MAVSSRGLYLRVGILILVGLGVGVGFVLFFTAGKLGRNTQTFETYIRESVQGLSVGTAVRFRGVQLGEVREINLVAAEYAPPPGAFSSAYQRVIVRFALDLSRLREQADVERAVEFGLRARLASTGITGVGYLELDFVDAERFPVEEPPWQPSYPVIPAIASTISQVTTVAEQLAQRISNLPIEAILADMAGLLTDLRRQVNDGEVAQASRAARETLQTLQRTVSELNLPALSTELRGTVADARALINGREVRGTVQNANRALEQIQQGMQRLPAAVAQVETAARAINNLVGDVNVDLTPTLRDLRATSGNLRDTTEMLRRSPGAAVLAPPPPPPAWTRERR